A region from the Gossypium hirsutum isolate 1008001.06 chromosome A08, Gossypium_hirsutum_v2.1, whole genome shotgun sequence genome encodes:
- the LOC107947508 gene encoding DET1- and DDB1-associated protein 1 — protein MHLNLSDILGAGQKPSFHSSPMGSMLGNLPSFDPHNFSQLRPSDPSNPSKMVPSTYCPTHSQTLPPPDQVIATEAKNILIRNIYQRAEEKLRSKRAATEHLLPEHGRKQPRPSTS, from the exons ATGCATCTCAATCTCTCTGACATTTTAGGTGCAGGCCAGAAACCATCGTTTCATTCTTCCCCAATGGGGTCTATGCTCGGTAACCTGCCGTCCTTTGACCCCCACAACTTCAGCCAACTTCGTCCCTCCGATCCTTCTAATCCTTCC AAAATGGTTCCTTCCACCTACTGTCCCACTCATAGCCAGACTCTTCCACCACCTGATCAAG TTATAGCCACTGAGGCCAAAAATATACTTATTAGAAATATCTACCAGCGTGCTGAGGAGAAG TTGAGATCGAAACGTGCTGCCACCGAACATCTACTACCAGAGCATGGACGCAAGCAACCTAGGCCTTCCACCTCCTAG
- the LOC121203530 gene encoding 2-C-methyl-D-erythritol 2,4-cyclodiphosphate synthase, chloroplastic gives MATKTESTKKLKAETIQPKNGVRFLLRQRCQRQWPHTITVVQFQRNPPPKQALTTLSSAFSLGDSISAAATSVGVDGPTASTNPSRSLPFRVGHGFGLHLLEPGYPLIIGGIDIPHSDGDVLLHCVVYAILGALGLPDIGQIVPNSDPKRKGAASSVFIKEAVNISLMWILDNFETFLLFIYLFSAVYFPLNSPLTASLLPTLKE, from the exons ATGGCCACAAAAACAGAGTCAACAAAGAAACTGAAAGCTGAAACTATTCAACCAAAAAACGGAGTCCGTTTTCTGCTAAGACAAAGGTGTCAACGGCAATGGCCACACACTATTACAGTTGTTCAATTCCAGCGAAACCCACCTCCCAAACAAGCTCTAACAACTTTGTCTTCAGCTTTTAGTCTTGGAGATTCAATTTCAGCGGCTGCTACTTCAGTTGGAGTAGATGGACCCACCGCCTCCACCAATCCTTCCAGGTCTTTGCCGTTTAGAGTGGGTCATGGGTTCGGCCTTCATCTTTTGGAGCCTGGCTACCCATTGATCATTGGTGGGATTGATATTCCTCATTCTGATG GAGATGTGCTACTCCATTGTGTTGTGTATGCAATACTGGGAGCTTTAGGCCTTCCTGATATAGGGCAGATAGTTCCAAATTCTGACCCCAAGCGGAAAGGGGCTGCTTCTTCTGTTTTCATCAAAGAAGCTGTGAATATTTCTTTGATGTGGATCCTGGATAATTTTGAGacattccttttatttatttatctattttcgGCTGTTTATTTTCCACTGAATTCTCCTTTGACTGCTTCACTGCTGCCTACCTTAAAAGAATGA